The genomic segment CATGGCGGGAGAAAAGGAAATAGGTGCCATGACTTCCAAAAGCAGGTGGATGCTCTACAAGTCTTTGGTTTGCCCAGAAACAGAACTTCTTCAGCTGAGGAACTCCTACAAAAATGCTGTCCATTTGTGCCTGCAAAACAATGGAGCAGTGTGCACTTTGTGCAATAACTATGAGAAAGTGACTATGATTAGTGATTACTGTGCTAACTAATTTGGGTTTTTTAGGTGCCAGTCTATGAGAAATTCAAGCAGCCTAGGTGTAAAATAAGACAGTATAAACATTTACAGTCTGTGCCGtacaaatattaatgaattgcaaaaaacacatttttctgacatttatgaTTAATTGTAAAATTTCGTAATTGacgaaaatgtatttttctgcatgtttgttattgttacGTATGCTTACAAACCATATGATCTTAAAAAGTACCACATTGCTAATGACCCGAGTAAGGATGTAaagaatgtttgaaaaaacaccTATGCAGTTAAGGGTCAATCATGACTGAAGTCTTTTGTTAGTCTTAACCAAATAGCTTTAATTGCCTTATCATGTCTGATGATTGACAAATCTCTTCATGATTAAAGATAATTGCTTTTAACATAATTTGAAGAGGATATGAttgtgtattttactgtatttcacacaGGTATTATTCACCTTGTGATATGATTCTATGTAGTTAGCAGTGATGACAGGAGCAGCAGTTACGCCAATATCCACACTGATGTCTCCATCACTGAGAAACTcctctggaaacacacacacatacttgtctTACATTCAATGTGAGGACACTTGTTGACTtaaatgcattccctagcccctaaccCTAAACTCAACTGATAGCATGTATTTTACCCTTCATACGTGTTACATGAAGGGAAGACAGGAGTTCATAAGTTCATCAGGCTCTCATTTTTGAACATCCTTATCTCAGCTCTGGTTGGAGAAAGAATGTAAGGATGATATGGGTTAACAACAGAGATTTTAGGAAACCTGTCTAGTACAAACTATATTAAGTCTAGGATGGTATTCAGTATCTGTACATGATTCAACTTTGAagacaaatgaagaaacagctgatGCTCTCTTACTGTATGTAAGGCAGCTGCATCCTTTGTCAAATTGTCATTCTCTGCTTTAAACTTGGAAGAGATTGTTTGTGGCCATCTGACTCTTCCTTCAACTAATACATCATCCCTAAGTTCCATAATTACACCTTAACTATCACAAATAACTGCCTAACCTCAACCATTACACTATCCCTAACATAACCCTAATTCTAACGTGAACccaaaaccaagtcttaaacctaaaacattcctttgaagttgtgaggactgggccaaaatgtcctcacacaatgccaaaatgtcctcacaatgatggttttaaacaaaaatttgtCCGCGCAACcgtagaaagacagaaagacagacagacagacacacacacaataatttTCAGTGACATTCCAGATAAAATTTGAACTGTAATGCAAATCAGgtcaatatttatttaattaatggATTCGCACAAATGGGCAAATGTATGGACACAGATAACCAAAGGAATGTGCTTTCTAAAAGATTTAATGACATGACcacactctgtctctctatctttctcaaacagacacatacacatgtgcacTCACCTGCTGTGCCTTGTATGAAGTCAGCCAGTATATTTGCCGCTTTGTTGATCTCCTTGCAAATCTGCAGTTGAGAACAGACTCATCATTGTTGCAGTGTTATCATTATCTTGACTAAAACGACATGAATATGCTTTCTGTTTATTGTGATTTAGTTGAACATTTACTCTTAATACCAGGCTGAAAAGTGATGAGTCAAAGGTTAGATGTGTTTCTCTTGACCTCACCTGCCCCTTGATGAGCAGTTTGATGGTGAAGGTGATGAAGTCAGTGAAGAGCTTCTTCAGCCAGTTTGGTCTGAccaacaacagcaaacacacattaacaggGCCAGACACTGTGATTATGTAATGAGGGTTCTTCTTTTCTGCTGTTGACAGTCCATCAGGGTTCAGGATTTCGTATTTTGCAACttactctctgtctccctgcagATGCAGATGGAGCTTGTGAAAGTTCAGATAACAGTCTGATGTGTCTGCTGCTACTTTCCCTTCACCACAGTCTGACAGAGGAGGCagacagaaataagaaaaataacagagagCAGATATGAGTACATTTAAGGTTAGATAAAAAATAGTTGGTATCTATCTATATTATTCAGTGGAAATGATGGGGGGTATGTCCAGATGTGAGAAGATTTGAGCTGATAAACACGTGAAACAACTATCACCATGCGAAACACCCATCGCATTCAGATATTACTGTGCGCTTAGACCAGCCCCACTTATGAAACTTAACATACACCTCAGATTATTCAGTGCTTGaactggaacaaaaaaagatttcattaCTCTGAACCAGCAGCTGTAATGCGTGATTACTGTGTTGGTCACcaaataatataaaaagtaaaGGCATTTTGTATTCAACACCCTACTTGGAAAAATTGCAGATAAAGGTGTTTGTTGACTTTTAAATGCAGCTGCTTTACAGTAATGATACAGTCCCAATAAATCTGAAATCACTTCTTATTTCTCATTCTTTTGAACTTCATTCTCCATTTCAACAAGCACATTTTAGcactatttacatttttgtaaagttttttgCTAGTGTTCACCAGGGACGATGGTATGCAATATAAAGTACAGGAACATGTTAACAAAAATCAGTCGTGCCTGTACTAGTGAGTAATCACCCAATTCAAGCATTGTTTTGACTGCAGTTTCTCTCAAAGCTCAATTCCTATGTACACATACAAAATAAGGTACTTACAAAGTTTGGGGTTGATTCTAAAATCAATCTGGGACTCAATCTCAAAGTCAATTGAGTGTGCAGCGCTGACActagaggaaaaacaaaaagaaatacaaatggCAAATACATACTAGGCAATTTGGCATCAGCTCTGGGGAAATTGTCCTGGTACAAAGTAGGTCGTGCATGATACACTTGCTCTAAGTACACAAGATAGGAAGTGTATTTAGAATTAACAATAGCTACCATTGCAGAAAGTGCCACCTACAGAAACTCAAGCTCAATTGACAGGAAATCCACAGCAAGGGGTTATACTGTTGCTTTCACTGTTTGACTGACATGTAATCTATAAGAAATACAATGTCTGAGCACAACTGCAATCACCCTTAAGCACTTTTAGCGCCAACTGAGGAATTTGTAAAATACAACTTGACACATTATTTAAAAGTGAGACTATGTCACTTTTTCTGAAGAGCAAGTAACTGTTACAAAATTAtgaatatataaattatataaatactAAATCATAATGTACAAGTAGCACCAATAGAGAAGAGTAATAAAGTCAGCAAACTAGCTTAATCATGTCAGTTACTTAGCAATATCATTTGaattttgctaacattagctaaaatCAACCACCATAAGCTAGCATGATGTAGCAGAAAAACCTCTAAGAGTAGTGAACTTAgcaacagtgtgttttattactTATGAATTTAACTTGAAAGGTTGTGTTACTGTATTTGttcctttaaattttacataGTCTCACATTGTGTTTTGAATGGTAGCAAGAACGCCTACTGAGGAAATAAAACAGCCTTGCTTAATGGAAATCCATTCTATGGTGTAATATGAATCTTTCATGAGGGACAACAATCTAAGTCCATCAGTCAAGAGTGATTTATATAACTGGAATGGTAAAGGTCTGgccacaccagcatttaaacaGGGAAACTTTGCTGCCAAATCAATTCAAGGAAAGGAATCAATGAAATTAGTAGAATCACTCTAAACTCTCTtaaactttggtgaacttttgAACCCCCGATCTGCACAAATGACCAACAACAAACCATCTTCAAATTGCTGAACTTTGAGGGAACAGAAAGTGCAATGGAAGAACCTGTCATAGgatattagctgtgttgcaccatcaacttttatttaacctcctctgtAGGAGTATAAACAGATCCACAAAAGAGGAATGGTTTGCAAAAAGTTAGGAGGAAGGAGTTGATTGTACAAGTTTTTTGTACCAAAttatttcattctctctttttgaGTAAACAGTCTGAACGTATTGTCCCTTTAGTGACAGAGGTAACAAGTTTTCTACCTGGCACTTAGCAAGCAGTTATCAAGTTTGCAAGTTGGATAGCTTTTTTACCTCTTCAAGctctttattgaatgaaataatatacagtcctgaaaacaaaatgaaagagggGAGTAATCTGCACAGTACAGAaattctaactgactagtgCTAGCACGTCTCAGCTGCCTAGCATAACTGAGGTTAGCTACAGCATTTCACCCTACTAGCCCCACCAGTAGTCCATATGTCACCAAGCATCTAgaaccacatttttttcaaaaacgcATCAAATTATTTTGCAGTTCCATTTTCTGGTATGACCAGGCCTTAAATAGGATTAATAAGATTAGTATAAACAAGTCATTTTAGACAAGCCATATCATTACCCCGAACCATCCCACACTTTATTTGGTTCAGTGTTAAATATgtcctttttttgtgattttttgtttttgttttgtttttcttccaccaTCAGATGTTGAGTATAGGTGTATGGTTTTTAATCATGCGCTTcatgcttttctcttttctatcaCTGGGTTTGCTCGGAGAAAAGGTGAATGATGTGATGCGTGATGTTGCtggtcacacacactcagactcaCAGCCAGCTGCCATATCCATACTGGATGGTCCCTCTGAAGTCTGCGGACACATTGCTTATTTCCATGGTGATGCCTTCACCTGTACGCAGCTCAAACTCACTTCGACCAATCGACAGGTTGTGAATCACCAAACTGGGTGTCAATGGAGAAACATTAAATGATTTCATGTGTGTCCATCTGTggatgtatatatacatgtgtcCACTCACTTGTCCAGGCCATATATGACTCTGCCTATAAAGAGCAGAGATTTATCTCCCTTCACACTTGGGTATTTGGCATTTTGGAATGCTGCCTCAATCACTTTTGTCGTTTTCTCATTCACtgccaaaaacacagaaacacaaacatgtgggcaaaaacacttaaacacagGTACAGTCAATGGGAAAACCCAACCCTAAGCAAATGGGTATTCATTGGCGTTTACATAtccaaataaaaaatttgacaaagaaaacaagattaTCCACTGGAAtacaaaactctttttttcaaaaaaataaaattacaccaTCCCGGGTAGACTGTGTAGACAGTGtctacactgtactgtatgttgttagATATTGACACTGACTAAAAGTAGGAGTGTGCTGAATTTTCTCTTGGATGGATGTAAAATATTCCTTCCAAAATACTCCCTagactgtaagtatttggacagttacacactTTTTGTTCCTCAGGCTCTGAGCTTTAGcacaaaatttttttaagtaaaatcatGGATACTATACTAACGGATGCCAAGGCTGAGCTTTAGTTTTAGTAGGTTTACAATAATATAGAGAGAACTTTGTGGGAGACGTAGCCCCTTTAACAAATATTGCCtaaagtttaggggttcaaaagtgatacgcatgaagtcaaacaaaaaatatttgcaatggctgcctgaagtcttcGACCCATACACATCTCCAGacactttttttattcttcactgGTGATGCACTCCCAGGCCTTCAGTGGAGTTGCCTTCAGTCCTTGCCTATCGCTCTTTGGCTGCTTTGGCGGTATGTTTaggatcgttgtcctgctgagtGATGAAATATTgtccaatgagttttgatgcatttggctgaatcacAGAATGCTGTAATATACAGGAGCACACATAATGCTCCTGTATACAGTACCTCTGCATCTATCCTGTTGCTTccgtcagcagtgaaatcatcaataaatgccagtgtgccacTTCCACTGGCAGCTATACATGCCCAATCCATAATAGAACCagcaccatgtttgacagatgagttGGCATGCTTTGGGTTATGAGTTGTTCCTTTTTATCTCAACACTTTGCTCTTTCCAACATTTtgataaaggttttttttttttcattggtcCCTAGACCTTTGTTTTAGAATTCCATAGGTTTCTTTTGGTATAATTTTGGCAAACTGCAGCCatgcctttctgttcttgagggGGTTTGGGTCTTGTGGTGAACACTCTGAGGAtatggtcatgaagtcttctcttgatcgtTAACAAGGAAAcaatgtatgtaaaatgtaaattgtatgcctacatcctggagagcatGACTTGCATTGCAGtgataaaggggtttttcttcaccgtGCAAATGATTTTCCAGTCATCCAAAAGACTTCTGCTCCTCAGTTTACCAGATGGGTCGTAGTTTTCTTTTGTGAacttacttttttaaaatatgcccAACtgttaattttgtattttggcaaaccaactgTCTTTGATATCTCTgtgatagatttttgctttttaaaaaaaatcttttttggaGCCTCTTTTTTACTTGAATGGTCACCCCTTTACTCCTCATATTGATGGataactccacctcaatctaaatggcaactctcatCTCTCAATCAACACTGAGCCATGTGTGAGCTCTTTTATGCAGTAACTAatgttgaaacaacacacagctgcccaagaaacatttagtactCAAGTTTCCAATTACTTTGATACACTTTCAAACCGCAAGTGTACAACAGTGGGCATTGTATCTTACGTACAGACTTTTAATATTGACGTTAACctacttaaattaaagctgtgacttggcactttaatgaaGTATCCATTTTTTTATCTTGAATTGAACACGCTAAGGAAAGAGTCTGAAGAACAAAATATGtattactgtaatttttgaCAGAGGAAGAATGCATTGTTTTTTGAACAAGCATCAGGGAATGTGGGAAATGCGGTTTTGATTTTGAGAATCACTGGCACTACCATTACCACTTGTGTTAAATCCATCATGCAATCCTTTTCACAGCAATTTTTGGCAGGTTATTAAACAAAAGGATGAATGGTTACACTGATTAAGTAGATGAATTAAGTTAGACCTTTGTATAATTACCAAAAATGGGTAAAAatcccactcacacacaacagcagcagggtAGGTGAACCGGCAGACGACTCCGGTAAATCTGTAGGCTGAAACAGAGTCCTGCAGGCAGCAATGGGATGTCTCAAATATAgataagaaaagcagcaggagcagcagcagtgggaaAACATCACGAGTCATTGTACATTTGGATATTTCAACTCTCTGAGAGTCTGTTGAGGTTTTTAACCTTGTGGACTGTTTGCAGTTCACTGTATCTATCCGTAAGTGTAAGTTTCCCTCTGATGCAACTGACTCACTTCACAGTGGAGTGCTGTTACACAAGTTTAATCAGTTGACTTCTGAGTTCTCTGAAGCAGTATCTTGTTCAATCTCACTTAAATTCCAGACTTTAAAATTCTTTGTTGTGCTCCCTTTCCCATGAGCTTTGGCTGTTCTTGCTGAGAGAACACAACTGTCCACTAACTTTCCTTTTTCACTATTGGGGAGGGCTCAATGTACTGCAACTATCTAGTGGGAAACCCTGTCCTTCATCCAATCAGAGACGGGCAATTTGTGTTATTCACACTTCATGGTAGGACAAACACTGACTCAGATTTGTCTATTGCACAAGGTCACCTTAAAGTAAACTGGTTAAGGTACAAGGTTTTCTATGATGTGAGTGCTAAAAAATCTCAGGAAACTACACAAACtctaaaatgtttaactattcaGATTGTATACTGAGtacaaacatttaatgtaaaacaaaagccatttcattttttcagtatATGGATTGCAGTAAGTAAACTagtacacaataaaaaataacaagcaCAGGACAAGAAGATGCAACAGCACTGATGTAGAAATATGATAGATTTCTATCACTCCAGGTTGTAGGTTTTTTGAAAATACGGGGCAACAGTTATTACCTGTATTACATGCTCCacaaatatgcttttaaaatgatcagaaacactaaatacattcacaaattaaatttagCCTACATGCTGGAAATGAGCATGTGTGATGTTTTCTCTCCATAACACATCTAAATTTGTGCTCTAAACTCTCAATGGGTTGAAAGTAACACTACAGTCAGGTCCAACTTTCTCTTAACAAAGATTTTTTCAACAATGGCTTGCTCACAGTGAACCTAGATATAGAAGTCGACAGTAACATGATTCATTGGTGGTGATTCCCTTAGTAGTTAATGAGTCTATTTGTTCTCCTCCAAACCTCCCAGCTGAGTGAGTTTGGTTTGGTCTGAGCTTAAAAAATAGAAGAGATAAAACAGAAGATATTGtatgacacagaaacagactgcAGGTAATAACAAAggatacatatacacacacatgtatggcTATATTGTACATTCTCTTAGTACGACCAGAATATTCAAGTCAAACTGAATTTTGATTTGTCCACATTTGTTCGTGtaagcaaaaacaaactaaaaaatattgtaGCTATTGTgcataattttgcttttttcaaaagAGGCTATAGAGAGCAGAAGGGAAACCTTAACTGGTGGGTTCTTTTCCAGAAATGAGAAAACCTCCACTGACATTTGTATCTAGgctaataactaaaaatcaaGCCATGAAAAAGGCTTTCTGCACAGTATGTTCTATAGCTTGCTTCATATGTTTAGATAAGGACAATGGGTTTTATAAAAACAGTCTAATGTCGttgtttattcagtatttatgtttaaactgatttttaggCCAGTGTGCGTCACATACTGTAGTAACCCGGCTTGGCCACTACGCCAAAATTGCTTAACCCACCTCCCTTCCCGGGGGATTGGAGTCAGGTAAAGGGACTGTCTTAGATTCAAACATGTCTGTGATAACAGCTAGACTGGGAGAAGCGAATGTTTTTAGACTGCAGAGATTAGAAAGAATTAGAAAAGCAGAAttagaaagcagaaaaaataactttaaaacaGAGTGTTAGTAAGTTATATGTCAAGGATAACTGAGTTCCTATGCTTTAAGTTCCCCTGTTAGCCTGGACGTGACATCACAACCttatctctctgtgtctgtgttactaGGAGATGTGCTGTCACTTTTTGTCAAACCTTTTTCAACAAGCCTACATAGAGCTGGTTGTGTACCATTACTGACTTTAGACATCCTTCCCtttacaacattaaacatttgtgaaaatatgttgTGCTATTAAGTTTGTAATTCAGTTGGAAAGTAGATGCTAATCAGCCTAGCTTGTTAACGTTAGAATTGATTCCTAACATATATTACTTTTAGTTCATGTTATTTCAACACCTGCAGAGTCATAACCAGCTCCCGTACACTCTTTGCTGTGTTTGTCCTGTATTGTA from the Xiphias gladius isolate SHS-SW01 ecotype Sanya breed wild chromosome 8, ASM1685928v1, whole genome shotgun sequence genome contains:
- the LOC120793635 gene encoding cholesteryl ester transfer protein isoform X2, encoding MTRDVFPLLLLLLLFLSIFETSHCCLQDSVSAYRFTGVVCRFTYPAAVVLNEKTTKVIEAAFQNAKYPSVKGDKSLLFIGRVIYGLDNEFELRTGEGITMEISNVSADFRGTIQYGYGSWLVSAAHSIDFEIESQIDFRINPKLYCGEGKVAADTSDCYLNFHKLHLHLQGDREPNWLKKLFTDFITFTIKLLIKGQICKEINKAANILADFIQGTAEEFLSDGDISVDIGVTAAPVITANYIESYHKGVTNYNNTSTAISDSVFHPCQLTEDRMLYFWVSDQVFNSMLTAAHKDGRLQLKISGAELTEIFKTNLSSAMPEFIRKCLLESGAPELRVWSSTVPYLNTSTSGTTVWVQASGKLNCGSQGTPTLIFQTDVAMNVTASYADKKLFLQGNPSEIFVLQAKLPLQNQQMQDEVQLEFIREAVEKIGIPKVLSVLETELTRLLDKQGTNLFDIFNPEVLPQDGFVVIQMDFGFPHHLLVEFLKKRLV
- the LOC120793635 gene encoding cholesteryl ester transfer protein isoform X1, translating into MTRDVFPLLLLLLLFLSIFETSHCCLQDSVSAYRFTGVVCRFTYPAAVVLNEKTTKVIEAAFQNAKYPSVKGDKSLLFIGRVIYGLDNLVIHNLSIGRSEFELRTGEGITMEISNVSADFRGTIQYGYGSWLVSAAHSIDFEIESQIDFRINPKLYCGEGKVAADTSDCYLNFHKLHLHLQGDREPNWLKKLFTDFITFTIKLLIKGQICKEINKAANILADFIQGTAEEFLSDGDISVDIGVTAAPVITANYIESYHKGVTNYNNTSTAISDSVFHPCQLTEDRMLYFWVSDQVFNSMLTAAHKDGRLQLKISGAELTEIFKTNLSSAMPEFIRKCLLESGAPELRVWSSTVPYLNTSTSGTTVWVQASGKLNCGSQGTPTLIFQTDVAMNVTASYADKKLFLQGNPSEIFVLQAKLPLQNQQMQDEVQLEFIREAVEKIGIPKVLSVLETELTRLLDKQGTNLFDIFNPEVLPQDGFVVIQMDFGFPHHLLVEFLKKRLV